In Raphanus sativus cultivar WK10039 chromosome 5, ASM80110v3, whole genome shotgun sequence, the following proteins share a genomic window:
- the LOC108834543 gene encoding DEAD-box ATP-dependent RNA helicase 31 isoform X2 produces MPLKFPRRIRIFTHSIPRTTNLASFNSVARAYHRHNTSSSSAPPFLSRIFSFTSNHFSTHRPNGGETRASSRSLIEDEEELSNWVTDLRPGSLRVHLTSDDDDVDRSGGRRNQDSRGAIRNKVGSFRENRFSERGKGSNFGRSESSFRGRKERSLGRDREEGYKGLRKQRRGDVVDEESSDEDVMGGIGDLLSEEDEEEEEDEDYEFLKKKAASAFGFDRDKGVEARSDVKSSDSYLTKTRFDQYTLSPLSLKALNDAGYETMTVVQEATLPIILKGKDVLAKAKTGTGKTVAFLLPSIEVVVKSPPTSPDNKRPPILALVICPTRELANQAATEANTLLKYHPTIGVQVVIGGTRLGLEQKRMQTNPCQILVATPGRLKDHIENTPGLATRLKGVKVLVLDEADHLLDMGFRKDIERILSAVPKERQTFLFSATVPEEVRQMCLVALRRDHEFINCVHEGTGETHQQVRQTHMIASLDKHFSLLYTLLRAHIADNVDYKVIVFCTTAMVTKLVADLLGELNLNVREIHSRKPQSYRTRVSNEFRKSKGLILVTSDVSARGVDYPDVTLVLQVGLPKDREQYIHRLGRTGRKGKEGEGILLLAPWEEYFLSSLKDLPITKSSLPSTDPETVKKVQKALCHVEMRNKEAAYQAWLGYYNSQKMIGRDKERLVELANEFSRSMGLDNPPAIPKLILGKMGLKNVPGLRAK; encoded by the exons atgcCTCTGAAGTTCCCTCGCCGAATACGAATCTTCACCCATTCTATCCCGCGCACTACTAATCTCGCTTCCTTCAATTCAGTTGCGCGAGCTTATCATCGTCATAACACTTCTTCTAGCTCCGCGCCTCCTTTTCTCTCCCGTATATTCTCGTTCACGTCGAATCACTTCTCCACTCATCGTCCTAACGGAGGCGAAACCCGCGCGTCGTCGAGGAGCTTGATCGAAGACGAGGAAGAGCTCAGTAACTGGGTAACCGATCTGAGACCTGGGTCGTTGCGTGTCCATCTCACCAGCGATGATGATGACGTGGATCGTAGCGGGGGGAGAAGAAACCAAGACTCGAGAGGGGCGATACGCAATAAAGTTGGGTCCTTTAGGGAGAATCGGTTTAGTGAAAGAGGTAAAGGATCGAACTTTGGGAGAAGTGAATCGTCTTTTCGTGGGAGGAAGGAGAGAAGTTTAGGTAGAGATAgagaagaaggctacaagggtTTAAGGAAGCAGCGGCGGGGAGATGTTGTAGATGAAGAGAGTAGTGATGAGGATGTTATGGGAGGCATTGGAGATTTGCTTAGTGAAgaggatgaggaagaagaagaagatgaagattaCGAGTTTCTCAAGAAGAAAGCAGCTTCTGCTTTTGGGTTTGATAGGGACAAGGGTGTAGAAGCAAGGAGTGATGTCAAAAGCTCAGATTCTTATCTGACCAAGACGAG ATTCGATCAGTATACTTTGTCTCCCTTATCGCTGAAAGCACTTAACGATGCGGGATACGAGACAATGACTGTTGTGCAGGAAGCTACTCTCCCTATCATTCTCAAAG gtaaaGATGTTTTAGCTAAGGCCAAAACAGGAACCGGGAAAACTGTAGCGTTTTTG cTTCCATCAATCGAAGTAGTTGTGAAATCACCTCCAACAAGCCCGGATAATAAGCGGCCCCCTATCCTTGCACTTGTGATATGCCCTACAAGAGAACTTGCCAATCAAGCTGCTACAGAAGCAAACACTTTACTAAAGTATCATCCAACTATTGGTGTTCAAGTTGTGATTGGAGGCACACGGCTTGGTTTGGAACAAAAGCGTATGCAAACTAATCCTTGTCAG ATACTAGTGGCTACACCTGGAAGACTCAAAGACCATATTGAGAACACTCCAGGATTGGCAACAAGGTTAAAGGGTGTGAAAGTTCTTGTGCTTGACGAAGCTGATCATCTTCTGGACATGGGTTTCCGCAAGGACATTGAGAGGATACTTTCCGCAGTTCCTAAGGAGAGACAAACGTTTCTATTCTCTGCCACAGTACCAGAAGAG GTTCGCCAAATGTGCCTTGTTGCTCTGAGGCGGGATCACGAGTTTATCAATTGTGTTCACGAAGGCACTGGAGAGACACATCAACAGGTCAGACAAACGCACATGATTGCTTCACTGGACAAACATTTCTCTCTTCTATACACACTTCTTCGAGCACACATTGCAGATAACGTAGATTATAAG GTCATTGTCTTCTGTACAACTGCTATGGTTACAAAATTAGTAGCTGATCTACTTGGTGAGCTAAACTTAAACGTGAGAGAGATCCATTCTAGAAAACCTCAGAGTTACAGGACAAGGGTCTCTAATGAGTTCCGGAAATCTAAAGGTTTGATTCTCGTAACATCTGATGTATCAGCTCGAGGAGTCGATTACCCTGATGTGACTCTCGTTTTACAG GTGGGATTGCCGAAAGATAGAGAACAATATATACACAGACTCGGTAGAACAGGGAGAAAAGGGAAGGAAGGAGAAGGCATATTGTTGCTGGCACCATGGGAGGAATACTTCCTATCATCTCTTAAAGACTTACCCATCACTAAGTCTTCTCTGCCATCTACAGACCCAGAAACTGTTAAAAAG GTGCAAAAGGCGCTATGCCATGTAGAGATGAGGAACAAGGAGGCGGCGTACCAGGCTTGGTTAGGGTACTACAACTCACAGAAGATGATTGGGAGAGACAAAGAGAGGCTGGTGGAGTTGGCTAACGAGTTTAGTCGTAGTATGGGACTTGACAATCCTCCGGCTATACCTAAACTTATTCTTGGTAAGATGGGTCTCAAAAATGTTCCTGGTCTTAGAGCCAAATAG
- the LOC108834543 gene encoding DEAD-box ATP-dependent RNA helicase 31 isoform X3: MPLKFPRRIRIFTHSIPRTTNLASFNSVARAYHRHNTSSSSAPPFLSRIFSFTSNHFSTHRPNGGETRASSRSLIEDEEELSNWVTDLRPGSLRVHLTSDDDDVDRSGGRRNQDSRGAIRNKVGSFRENRFSERGKGSNFGRSESSFRGRKERSLGRDREEGYKGLRKQRRGDVVDEESSDEDVMGGIGDLLSEEDEEEEEDEDYEFLKKKAASAFGFDRDKGVEARSDVKSSDSYLTKTRFDQYTLSPLSLKALNDAGYETMTVVQEATLPIILKGKDVLAKAKTGTGKTVAFLLPSIEVVVKSPPTSPDNKRPPILALVICPTRELANQAATEANTLLKYHPTIGVQVVIGGTRLGLEQKRMQTNPCQILVATPGRLKDHIENTPGLATRLKGVKVLVLDEADHLLDMGFRKDIERILSAVPKERQTFLFSATVPEEVRQMCLVALRRDHEFINCVHEGTGETHQQVIVFCTTAMVTKLVADLLGELNLNVREIHSRKPQSYRTRVSNEFRKSKGLILVTSDVSARGVDYPDVTLVLQVGLPKDREQYIHRLGRTGRKGKEGEGILLLAPWEEYFLSSLKDLPITKSSLPSTDPETVKKVQKALCHVEMRNKEAAYQAWLGYYNSQKMIGRDKERLVELANEFSRSMGLDNPPAIPKLILDKTDTRVGRPMLSRHTSTAHTHYQRVSKTHTDCKYITLVTKRVV; encoded by the exons atgcCTCTGAAGTTCCCTCGCCGAATACGAATCTTCACCCATTCTATCCCGCGCACTACTAATCTCGCTTCCTTCAATTCAGTTGCGCGAGCTTATCATCGTCATAACACTTCTTCTAGCTCCGCGCCTCCTTTTCTCTCCCGTATATTCTCGTTCACGTCGAATCACTTCTCCACTCATCGTCCTAACGGAGGCGAAACCCGCGCGTCGTCGAGGAGCTTGATCGAAGACGAGGAAGAGCTCAGTAACTGGGTAACCGATCTGAGACCTGGGTCGTTGCGTGTCCATCTCACCAGCGATGATGATGACGTGGATCGTAGCGGGGGGAGAAGAAACCAAGACTCGAGAGGGGCGATACGCAATAAAGTTGGGTCCTTTAGGGAGAATCGGTTTAGTGAAAGAGGTAAAGGATCGAACTTTGGGAGAAGTGAATCGTCTTTTCGTGGGAGGAAGGAGAGAAGTTTAGGTAGAGATAgagaagaaggctacaagggtTTAAGGAAGCAGCGGCGGGGAGATGTTGTAGATGAAGAGAGTAGTGATGAGGATGTTATGGGAGGCATTGGAGATTTGCTTAGTGAAgaggatgaggaagaagaagaagatgaagattaCGAGTTTCTCAAGAAGAAAGCAGCTTCTGCTTTTGGGTTTGATAGGGACAAGGGTGTAGAAGCAAGGAGTGATGTCAAAAGCTCAGATTCTTATCTGACCAAGACGAG ATTCGATCAGTATACTTTGTCTCCCTTATCGCTGAAAGCACTTAACGATGCGGGATACGAGACAATGACTGTTGTGCAGGAAGCTACTCTCCCTATCATTCTCAAAG gtaaaGATGTTTTAGCTAAGGCCAAAACAGGAACCGGGAAAACTGTAGCGTTTTTG cTTCCATCAATCGAAGTAGTTGTGAAATCACCTCCAACAAGCCCGGATAATAAGCGGCCCCCTATCCTTGCACTTGTGATATGCCCTACAAGAGAACTTGCCAATCAAGCTGCTACAGAAGCAAACACTTTACTAAAGTATCATCCAACTATTGGTGTTCAAGTTGTGATTGGAGGCACACGGCTTGGTTTGGAACAAAAGCGTATGCAAACTAATCCTTGTCAG ATACTAGTGGCTACACCTGGAAGACTCAAAGACCATATTGAGAACACTCCAGGATTGGCAACAAGGTTAAAGGGTGTGAAAGTTCTTGTGCTTGACGAAGCTGATCATCTTCTGGACATGGGTTTCCGCAAGGACATTGAGAGGATACTTTCCGCAGTTCCTAAGGAGAGACAAACGTTTCTATTCTCTGCCACAGTACCAGAAGAG GTTCGCCAAATGTGCCTTGTTGCTCTGAGGCGGGATCACGAGTTTATCAATTGTGTTCACGAAGGCACTGGAGAGACACATCAACAG GTCATTGTCTTCTGTACAACTGCTATGGTTACAAAATTAGTAGCTGATCTACTTGGTGAGCTAAACTTAAACGTGAGAGAGATCCATTCTAGAAAACCTCAGAGTTACAGGACAAGGGTCTCTAATGAGTTCCGGAAATCTAAAGGTTTGATTCTCGTAACATCTGATGTATCAGCTCGAGGAGTCGATTACCCTGATGTGACTCTCGTTTTACAG GTGGGATTGCCGAAAGATAGAGAACAATATATACACAGACTCGGTAGAACAGGGAGAAAAGGGAAGGAAGGAGAAGGCATATTGTTGCTGGCACCATGGGAGGAATACTTCCTATCATCTCTTAAAGACTTACCCATCACTAAGTCTTCTCTGCCATCTACAGACCCAGAAACTGTTAAAAAG GTGCAAAAGGCGCTATGCCATGTAGAGATGAGGAACAAGGAGGCGGCGTACCAGGCTTGGTTAGGGTACTACAACTCACAGAAGATGATTGGGAGAGACAAAGAGAGGCTGGTGGAGTTGGCTAACGAGTTTAGTCGTAGTATGGGACTTGACAATCCTCCGGCTATACCTAAACTTATTCTTG ATAAGACAGACACGCGTGTAGGTAGGCCCATGCTTAGTAGACATACATCAACAGCACACACGCATTATCAACGCGTGAGTAAAACCCACACAGACTGTAAATATATTACGCTTGTAACCAAGCGCGTGGTCTGA
- the LOC108856336 gene encoding uncharacterized protein LOC108856336: protein MAFAPILRRVSAAKNLFPLSRLAVGSSPSVRSLQTGASGDDRQLPPPLSPSSIAGYHVSSGGYMRGAVFREPNQPLTIEEFHIPRPKVNEILIKTKACGVCHSDLHVMKGEIPFSTPCVIGHEITGEVVEHGPLTDHKIIQRFPIGSRVVGAFIMPCGTCSYCAKGHDDLCEDFFAYNRAKGTLYDGETRLFLRHDDSPVYMYSMGGMAEYCVTPAHGLAPLPDSLPYTESAILGCAVFTAYGAMAHAAEIRPGDSIAVIGIGGVGSSCLQIARAFGASDIIAVDVQDDKLEKAKTLGATHIVNAAKEDAVDRIREITGGMGVDVAVEALGKPQTFMQCTLSVKDGGKAVMIGLSQAGSVGEIDINRLVRRKIKVIGSYGGRARQDLPKVVKLAESGIFNLTNAVSSKYKFEDAGKAFQDLNQGKIVSRGVVEIL, encoded by the exons ATGGCGTTTGCTCCGATTCTCCGCCGCGTCTCCGCCGCTAAGAACCTCTTTCCTCTATCTAGACTCGCCGTTGGTTCCTCTCCCTCCGTTAGATCTCTGCAAACCGGAGCCTCCGGCGACGATCGTCAACTCCCTCCGCCGCTTTCTCCGTCCTCCATCGCTGGGTATCACGTGAGCTCCGGGGGATACATGCGCGGAGCTGTGTTTCGGGAGCCAAATCAGCCTCTAACAATCGAAGAGTTTCACATTCCACGACCAAAAGTGAATGAGATTCTCATCAAAACCAAAG CTTGTGGAGTTTGCCACTCTGATCTACATGTGATGAAAGGAGAGATACCATTCTCTACTCCTTGTGTTATCGGTCATGAGATCACTGGTGAAGTTGTTGAACATGGTCCTCTTACTGATCACAAGATCATCCAAAG ATTTCCAATTGGCTCTCGCGTGGTTGGAGCTTTCATTATGCCGTGTGGAACCTGTTCTTATTGTGCTAAG GGCCATGATGATCTATGTGAAGACTTCTTTGCTTACAATAGAGCTAAAGGAACTCTTTATGATGGCGAAACTCGTCTGTTTTTGCGTCATGACG ATTCACCGGTGTATATGTACAGTATGGGAGGGATGGCTGAGTACTGTGTCACACCAGCGCACGGGTTAGCTCCTCTACCAGATTCTCTGCCCTACACTGAGTCTGCGATTCTAGGGTGTGCTGTTTTCACTGCGTATGGTGCTATGGCTCATGCTGCTGAGATCCGTCCTGGCGATTCTATTGCTGTGATTGGAATTGGTGGTGTTGGCTCTAG TTGTTTGCAGATAGCTAGGGCTTTTGGAGCCTCTGATATAATAGCTGTGGATGTCCAGGATGATAAATTGGAGAAGGCTAAGACTCTTGGTGCCACTCATATTGTCAATGCTGCTAAAGAAGATGCTGTTGACAGGATAAGG GAAATAACGGGTGGGATGGGTGTGGATGTTGCTGTTGAAGCCTTGGGAAAGCCTCAGACTTTCATGCAGTGCACACTCAGTGTGAAAGATGGTGGAAAAGCTGTGATGATTGGACTCTCACAAGCTGGCTCCGTTGGAGAAATAGACATTAACCGACTTGTTCGTAGGAAG ATAAAAGTGATAGGGTCATACGGAGGAAGAGCAAGGCAGGATCTTCCAAAAGTAGTGAAACTAGCAGAGTCAGGGATCTTCAACCTAACGAACGCGgtttcaagcaagtacaagtttGAAGATGCAGGGAAAGCGTTTCAAGATCTCAACCAAGGAAAGATCGTGAGCCGTGGTGTTGTTGAGATACTAtaa
- the LOC108834543 gene encoding DEAD-box ATP-dependent RNA helicase 31 isoform X1: protein MPLKFPRRIRIFTHSIPRTTNLASFNSVARAYHRHNTSSSSAPPFLSRIFSFTSNHFSTHRPNGGETRASSRSLIEDEEELSNWVTDLRPGSLRVHLTSDDDDVDRSGGRRNQDSRGAIRNKVGSFRENRFSERGKGSNFGRSESSFRGRKERSLGRDREEGYKGLRKQRRGDVVDEESSDEDVMGGIGDLLSEEDEEEEEDEDYEFLKKKAASAFGFDRDKGVEARSDVKSSDSYLTKTRFDQYTLSPLSLKALNDAGYETMTVVQEATLPIILKGKDVLAKAKTGTGKTVAFLLPSIEVVVKSPPTSPDNKRPPILALVICPTRELANQAATEANTLLKYHPTIGVQVVIGGTRLGLEQKRMQTNPCQILVATPGRLKDHIENTPGLATRLKGVKVLVLDEADHLLDMGFRKDIERILSAVPKERQTFLFSATVPEEVRQMCLVALRRDHEFINCVHEGTGETHQQVRQTHMIASLDKHFSLLYTLLRAHIADNVDYKVIVFCTTAMVTKLVADLLGELNLNVREIHSRKPQSYRTRVSNEFRKSKGLILVTSDVSARGVDYPDVTLVLQVGLPKDREQYIHRLGRTGRKGKEGEGILLLAPWEEYFLSSLKDLPITKSSLPSTDPETVKKVQKALCHVEMRNKEAAYQAWLGYYNSQKMIGRDKERLVELANEFSRSMGLDNPPAIPKLILDKTDTRVGRPMLSRHTSTAHTHYQRVSKTHTDCKYITLVTKRVV from the exons atgcCTCTGAAGTTCCCTCGCCGAATACGAATCTTCACCCATTCTATCCCGCGCACTACTAATCTCGCTTCCTTCAATTCAGTTGCGCGAGCTTATCATCGTCATAACACTTCTTCTAGCTCCGCGCCTCCTTTTCTCTCCCGTATATTCTCGTTCACGTCGAATCACTTCTCCACTCATCGTCCTAACGGAGGCGAAACCCGCGCGTCGTCGAGGAGCTTGATCGAAGACGAGGAAGAGCTCAGTAACTGGGTAACCGATCTGAGACCTGGGTCGTTGCGTGTCCATCTCACCAGCGATGATGATGACGTGGATCGTAGCGGGGGGAGAAGAAACCAAGACTCGAGAGGGGCGATACGCAATAAAGTTGGGTCCTTTAGGGAGAATCGGTTTAGTGAAAGAGGTAAAGGATCGAACTTTGGGAGAAGTGAATCGTCTTTTCGTGGGAGGAAGGAGAGAAGTTTAGGTAGAGATAgagaagaaggctacaagggtTTAAGGAAGCAGCGGCGGGGAGATGTTGTAGATGAAGAGAGTAGTGATGAGGATGTTATGGGAGGCATTGGAGATTTGCTTAGTGAAgaggatgaggaagaagaagaagatgaagattaCGAGTTTCTCAAGAAGAAAGCAGCTTCTGCTTTTGGGTTTGATAGGGACAAGGGTGTAGAAGCAAGGAGTGATGTCAAAAGCTCAGATTCTTATCTGACCAAGACGAG ATTCGATCAGTATACTTTGTCTCCCTTATCGCTGAAAGCACTTAACGATGCGGGATACGAGACAATGACTGTTGTGCAGGAAGCTACTCTCCCTATCATTCTCAAAG gtaaaGATGTTTTAGCTAAGGCCAAAACAGGAACCGGGAAAACTGTAGCGTTTTTG cTTCCATCAATCGAAGTAGTTGTGAAATCACCTCCAACAAGCCCGGATAATAAGCGGCCCCCTATCCTTGCACTTGTGATATGCCCTACAAGAGAACTTGCCAATCAAGCTGCTACAGAAGCAAACACTTTACTAAAGTATCATCCAACTATTGGTGTTCAAGTTGTGATTGGAGGCACACGGCTTGGTTTGGAACAAAAGCGTATGCAAACTAATCCTTGTCAG ATACTAGTGGCTACACCTGGAAGACTCAAAGACCATATTGAGAACACTCCAGGATTGGCAACAAGGTTAAAGGGTGTGAAAGTTCTTGTGCTTGACGAAGCTGATCATCTTCTGGACATGGGTTTCCGCAAGGACATTGAGAGGATACTTTCCGCAGTTCCTAAGGAGAGACAAACGTTTCTATTCTCTGCCACAGTACCAGAAGAG GTTCGCCAAATGTGCCTTGTTGCTCTGAGGCGGGATCACGAGTTTATCAATTGTGTTCACGAAGGCACTGGAGAGACACATCAACAGGTCAGACAAACGCACATGATTGCTTCACTGGACAAACATTTCTCTCTTCTATACACACTTCTTCGAGCACACATTGCAGATAACGTAGATTATAAG GTCATTGTCTTCTGTACAACTGCTATGGTTACAAAATTAGTAGCTGATCTACTTGGTGAGCTAAACTTAAACGTGAGAGAGATCCATTCTAGAAAACCTCAGAGTTACAGGACAAGGGTCTCTAATGAGTTCCGGAAATCTAAAGGTTTGATTCTCGTAACATCTGATGTATCAGCTCGAGGAGTCGATTACCCTGATGTGACTCTCGTTTTACAG GTGGGATTGCCGAAAGATAGAGAACAATATATACACAGACTCGGTAGAACAGGGAGAAAAGGGAAGGAAGGAGAAGGCATATTGTTGCTGGCACCATGGGAGGAATACTTCCTATCATCTCTTAAAGACTTACCCATCACTAAGTCTTCTCTGCCATCTACAGACCCAGAAACTGTTAAAAAG GTGCAAAAGGCGCTATGCCATGTAGAGATGAGGAACAAGGAGGCGGCGTACCAGGCTTGGTTAGGGTACTACAACTCACAGAAGATGATTGGGAGAGACAAAGAGAGGCTGGTGGAGTTGGCTAACGAGTTTAGTCGTAGTATGGGACTTGACAATCCTCCGGCTATACCTAAACTTATTCTTG ATAAGACAGACACGCGTGTAGGTAGGCCCATGCTTAGTAGACATACATCAACAGCACACACGCATTATCAACGCGTGAGTAAAACCCACACAGACTGTAAATATATTACGCTTGTAACCAAGCGCGTGGTCTGA